In Perca flavescens isolate YP-PL-M2 chromosome 7, PFLA_1.0, whole genome shotgun sequence, the following proteins share a genomic window:
- the LOC114558678 gene encoding oxysterol-binding protein-related protein 2, with protein sequence MNNEDEFYDAVTGLDSDESYEGVSEASYKDAVVFDSSSQKNNGSVPQENGIKKHRTSLPAVMFSRNTISVWSILKKCIGLELSKITMPIVFNEPLSFLQRITEYMEHTYLINRACSLSNSIERMQAVAAFAVSAVASQWDRTGKPFNPLLGETYELTREDQGFRLVSEQVSHHPPVSAFHAESLVGDFVFHGSIYPKLKFWGKSVEAEPKGTITLELLKHNEGYTWSNPFCCVHNIILGKLWIEQYGTVEIVNHSTGDKCVLNFKPCGMFGKELHKVEGYIQDKSKKKHCVIYGKWTECMWSVDPQAYEAHKKSERKGDNRKHKNEEQEGAENDDADDMPDVQETVSVVPGSTLLWRIESRPAHSAVMYNFTNFTMSLNELEPGMEAILPHTDCRFRPDIRAMENGNMDEATKEKERLEEKQRAARKERAKDEDEWSTRWFQMGTNPYTNSQGWLYTGGYFNRNYQDLPDIY encoded by the exons GCCTGGATTCGGACGAGTCGTATGAAGGGGTGTCTGAGGCCAGTTACAAAGATGCGGTGGTGTTTGACAGCAGCAGTCAGAAGAACAATGGATCGGTGCCACAGGAGAATGGCATCAAGAAACACAG GACGTCATTACCTGCGGTCATGTTTTCTAGAAACACTATCAGTGTCTGGAGCATCCTGAAGAAATGCATCGGACTG GAACTCTCTAAGATCACAATGCCCATCGTCTTCAACGAGCCTCTGAGCTTCCTGCAGAGAATTACAGAATACATGGAACACACTTACCTCATCAACAGAGCCTGCTCGCTGTCCAACTCCATAGAACGCATgcag GCAGTAGCAGCTTTTGCTGTGTCAGCAGTTGCGTCTCAGTGGGACAGAACTGGGAAACCCTTTAACCCTCTGCTGGGAGAGACCTATGAACTCACCAg GGAGGATCAGGGTTTCCGGCTGGTGTCGGAGCAGGTATCCCATCATCCCCCAGTCAGTGCCTTCCATGCAGAGAGTCTGGTCGGCGACTTTGTCTTCCACGGTTCCATCTACCCCAAACTCAAGTTCTGGGGCAAGAGCGTTGAGGCTGAGCCTAAAGGAACCATCACATTAGAGCTACTCAA GCACAACGAGGGGTACACATGGAGTAACCCTTTCTGCTGTGTACACAATATCATCCTTGGCAAACTATGGATAGAGCAGTATGGCACAGTGGAAATAGTCAACCACAG CACTGGAGACAAGTGTGTGTTGAATTTCAAGCCCTGTGGCATGTTTGGCAAAGAGCTTCACAAAGTGGAGGGATACATCCAGGATAAGAG TAAAAAGAAGCACTGTGTAATCTATGGAAAGTGGACCGAGTGCATGTGGAGTGTCGACCCTCAGGCCTATGAGGCCCACAAGAAGtcagagaggaaaggagacaaCAGGAAGCACAAAAAT gaggagcaggagggagCAGAGAACGATGACGCAGACGACATGCCCGACGTTCAGGAGACGGTTTCTGTTGTACCAGGAAGCACTCTGCTGTGGAGGATAGAATCCAGACCAGCACACTCTGCTGtg ATGTACAACTTCACCAACTTTACAATGTCTCTCAATGAGCTGGAGCCTGGCATGGAGGCTATCTTGCCCCACACAGACTGTCGCTTCAGGCCTGACATCAGAGCCATGGAGAATGGCAACATGG ATGAGGCCACTAAGGAGAAGGAGAGACTGGAGGAGAAACAGAGAGCTGCCAGAAAGGAGAGAGCCAAGGATGAGGATGAGTGGTCTACTAG gTGGTTCCAAATGGGCACCAACCCATACACCAACTCCCAGGGCTGGCTTTACACCGGTGGCTACTTCAATAGGAACTACCAGGACCTGCCCGATATCTACTGA